One Oryza brachyantha chromosome 3, ObraRS2, whole genome shotgun sequence DNA segment encodes these proteins:
- the LOC102721813 gene encoding uncharacterized protein LOC102721813, with the protein MEKTKLQLPLVHNERLWARPWRWAKTVFFLVSMLASLLLVCAPPLLVVVLDLLLPPALLSNFHRAAIHPASLLDQARAFHFGSSLVDLPAVSAARSLLILCAYTACGGGAAYLWVAVACSVGSVCYVLAKAAVVFGPAHDAAGLGLQGKGQLVAVEAMFLMSFALAAAHIAMAYRASCRERRRLLVYRIDVEAVRLKGGQTPKSLKQQFAV; encoded by the exons ATGGAGAAGACGAAGCTGCAGCTCCCGCTGGTGCACAACGAGCGGCTGTGGGCGCGGCCGTGGCGGTGGGCGAAGACGGTGTTCTTCCTCGTGTCCATGCTCGCGTCGCTGCTGCTCGtctgcgcgccgccgctgctcgtcgtcgtcctcgaccTGCTCCTCCCGCCCGCGCTGCTCTCCAACTTCCACCGCGCGGCGATCCACCCCGCCTCGCTCCTCGACCAGGCCAGGGCCTTCCACTTCGGCTCATCGCTCGTCGACCTgcccgccgtctccgccgcccgctcccTCCTCATCCTCT GCGCGTACACGgcgtgcggcggtggcgcggcctACCTGTGGGTGGCCGTGGCGTGCAGCGTCGGCTCCGTCTGCTACGTCCTCGCCAAGGCCGCCGTGGTGTTCGGCCCGGcgcacgacgccgccggcctggGGCTGCAGGGCAAGGGGCAGCTCGTCGCCGTGGAGGCCATGTTCCTCATGTCgttcgcgctcgccgccgcccacatCGCCATGGCCTACCGCGCCAGCTGCCGCGAGCGCCGGCGCCTGCTCGTCTACAGAATCGACGTCGAAGCT GTAAGGCTGAAGGGAGGACAAACGCCCAAGTCCCTGAAGCAGCAGTTCGCCGTATGA